In Danaus plexippus chromosome 8, MEX_DaPlex, whole genome shotgun sequence, the sequence taaatctaaatatttataaacattcattCTTATAACATAAgtgtgtaattaaataattgttttgttaagaATCAAAGAAAGTTTAGGGGACTAGTTAAATTAACGCTTGACgttgtttttatatcaaaacctcaaacattttttatattggtaCAAGAAAGGGTTAAAATATTgacttacaacaaaaaaaatatgcgtcgaattgtttatttattatttgttatatttgacACGGGattgttatattgtttatccgacgtagaataattttatgtcgaattaaaatatcttacaaaCAAGTatttagtgttttatttagtgcaatgaaattataataattttaaatttaggagATAAAAtagtacttaaattataataaataataaataaaatacaatttaaactatagacaaatatttaaatattctctttaTAAAGGCagacttttgtatttttttgatagcattctacaacaaaaatattaacattggtGGTATAACGGAATCtttgtattttgattaattgcTGTTCATGGAATTTTTAAGTGTCTGTgaattgttatttcaatttcccCAAACCTAAAAGTCAACACGCAATGTAGCATTGACCTTGGCTGTCAAAGCGGACACAACATTACCAGACAATTGACATCTGACATATTTTCCGAAGTTCAATGTCTTTATTgccacaaataaatattatattaaatccaaataaatattaaccttaatgaaaataaagcaACCAGCGAtggaataatacaaatatatgtttctaatattaaacttatttaacatttaaaacgcAAATTAATTTACCTATATTATATCCTCTATTATAATGCGGTCGGGGATTAAAACAAGGTTtgcataatatgtaatttttctaaGTATTTTCctgtaaatttattcataatactattttaacaaattacataataatttaatttgaaattcagCCGTCGACTCAATGATAAGAACCTACTTATGTAACAGTTATTTGATCACTGacgtttgttaaattattaaggtaAACTTCATTGTAGACGTGCTATAATGGTACAtagtataataacatattcttAGTGTGATAaagtctatttataaattttatttcgatataTAAACGACGAATCACGAAGAGGACAGTACTAATACAATTGAGTGACGCACGGAAGGTCTAATTAGATCTCAAAGCATAAATAGGGATCTTCCTCATaaagtctatatatataatactcgttatttttatcgatattttaatgattattactGATATTTTTGATCGTTTTGTAAATCATCTGGATAAGATCTGGTGAAATAAAATCAGGTGTGCATAgacattgaataaaaacagATCGGAAACCGTTTGATTTTTTAACCGTTATTtgcctaataaaaaaaaacattcccTATAATAGTACATCGATTATTGGATTAAGGTAAATATAGAAGATACATAGTTAAGGATACAATAAGATGTGTCAATAGCAGTGGCACCGATTAGAACGACCTTGTCTTTAATGAAAACAAGTAAAAATCTTACACacactataatataatgtaattttctcTATTTTCCTAATTTTTAACCAATGagtatgtttaattttctttctaaaTTATGGGCTGAAAACCTGACTAACTCTTAACAGAGCTCCCTTatacttgttttttatataaaattagacaaactaattttattactttatgaaCCAACTATAATTACTTATCGACAAAAAAAGTTTCTAATCCATCGTGaaagtgataataattaagtttatttttctctacATTCCCGAATGTTTACACATGTGACATTTTGATCAAATATTTAAGCATTACCATAGCAACGATAGCGATAAAATACAATGTACATAGATTAGCCTtaacttatataaacaatttgttaGCAAGGTCACACGGACCATTAATAACTAATTCATACCTCAAAGGAGTTTGGCTCGTCGCTTTCACCGATTGATGTGAAAAGATGGTTGAGGGCTCGAGACATGAGGCCAGTCATGGTGTGTGTTTTGCCAGCCCCCGTGGCGCCGTAAGCAAATATAGCACCCGCTATACCGTTCAGGGTGTCACCAACGAGCGGCGCGCAAACTGCCTCGTACACCTCTTCCTGAGTGACAGTCATTTTAATTACGACACACAATGCTTCATGAGCTAATTCAAAGTGTGTTTTAACTCtttagatacaaaaaaatattatatgaaaatatttaattacaagggaaacaataataaaaaaattatttcttaaattgaaCCTTAATTGATAACTACTTGCATCATCAAAAcgcttaaaactttaatagaaaatattttttatggattCCATTGCTTTACTATACTGTTTTTAGCAATACTTaccttttatcttaaaatccttattattattattaccaaAGTTGTAatttcgaaatattttatttaaataactttcttatttatgagctcatttaaaatttaaggaacattttaaattttcctatGGCTTTTGCATTCGTGTGGTTGCAACTTGCGACAAAAAAGGAGCGTTTACGGACAAAGGTTAGCTAGGTACATACATTTCTTACTAAGTCCGGCAATCAGAGACATGTGCAAGGAGCGTAAACGGGGACGGTGGAGGAAACGCTCAAGATTTATGAGTGCGATTTGTTTAAGTGAAGTGtaatgttactttaaaatgcTATACGCTAGGGAATTCCTTCATATCAATGTATGTTTAAGGATACAACCATATTccaatagaatatatatgtacagtatttcgaaaatttatttcgtcTTGTAAGGCGTATTTACTCTTTAAGTGGTTCTACATTTTGGATAAATTTCAAGaacctttttaaatatcgatCATGTTTATGTACACCTGTCGTAGGTGGTAGATAGAGTGTGCGACGCTAGTAAGGTATGTACAACTTTTTTAAACCCAGCATACCCAcaccaataaaaaaacaacggTCACTCACAATATACAGGCGGTAAACACTAAAGTACAtacttatttgtaatttaaggggaacatttttattttagtgggtatttttactttatgatAGGTATTTTACCTTTAGGTAGGTATAATTACCTGTCTCCTAGAACTGTGTAATATTAATTCGACGTAAACTTTGTGTTCATAAATCTCAAAACCAATATTAAATGTTCGACTTGACTTTTTCCGGCATATattcatcaataaaataataaacagaatTATTGCCATAAAGttgaaacatataaatacataattacttTACACACGCAAACCGATTTACACGACAGgattcgttttaatattgcGTTCTGTATCTCGttgcaatacattttaatcttttttaattcgtGACGTTTGCTTCCtttcatttctataaatatttctttcttagAAAAGGTGTCTTGAGAAAAGTGAAGATTAAGTAGACCTTactttttttgtgaaaaaatatgtcaaaattattttaaaatctgaaataatgttaatgtaaaatatatttatccgAAATGTCATATAGATATCACATAAACGTTTTAAACTTTTGATACTGGTAACGTTATAGAAGGAATAAATACTTCACTTTttgtattatcataaaatcaataatgatgttcaaaatattttgtccaCCTAACAAcctttatattcaatattcaatattaggTATTATCAAGTTAAAAAGGTTATTAACCTACGAACTTGTAAGTACATAGTTATTGCGATAGTAATTCAAACTCAAGCTAAATTAGCCtcacatttcaatattataatatataatattcttttattaaaaatcttattgtgttttattcggttacaaaattttaagtgaaatgTTTAAGAAGTCGCTGACTAAATACACGGTCTACTTTTAATGCTGACATAAGATTtgataagttaatatatactGTTGTTCATACTTGAGTGCTTTCCTCAGCGAAAACACGGTCGTAGATGTAATGTTTGTCATTGACACGTCGTTGGCGAAGAACGTCTTTACGCATGTCAGCTTCCTCTTCCAGGACCAACATCTGCCATGTAATAAATACCTCATTAATAAGGAAAAGTAATTATTGTTTAGGAAGAAATAGTCAATCGAATtaaaaagacaataaaaaatattttaaaacatatctaatatataaaccataaaattaactagaaggtatttttttaagttaattgcATTGTTACTACGGCTAAGGCCTTTATGTATTATTCATTTTCCTCGTTATTCCTGTTTggtcaaaagttattttaagtcttaactgactttaaaaatgaatgtacaaaatcaaatagtttttgtttgacAGATcgttatagtattttaaaggaCTTAAATGTCCTGcattctacacgacactggcagaatacaCTGTGCCCGTCGTCTTATGCACGGATTGaggccatatttaaaatgaacaaacAATTACCAAAGAATTAAGTGCCTATTATGTTTGTGGGCATAAATGAATGTCTCGATTCCTTGTCTTATCATTgcaatgacataaaaatacacaagAAATATCGTatgttcatattaatttttataaaaattacgtaatcttagttattatttcagaAAGTCAGAAAGATTAATCCATAAAAGCGCGATAAAACATaagaaatgtttgtttaataggcaatatttgttaatgtcgctaacacaaaaatacactttagaataatatttctctttaattacataattgcGGCAGTTTCCGggataaacaatataatttatctataaatataatgttgttctgaatattgaatattgaatacTGAATTTACAAGTTAATGCTGTAGTTCCATCTTTACCTTTCTAATGATTTTGcggtaaatattaacattcacATAAGTGTCCATTAATATTCACTTACCTCGCGTTTACATTATAAGTAGAATAGATAAAAGCGGTCACCTTATCACTGACCACGTGGACAATCCGGGGACCTTCATCAGCACGAAGGGGCCGCACACGCACAGCGACCTGATACACACATACATCATACATGGctgcattattttataaagataattacaTCTGCTCATATAGATCTTAGTTAATTAATGCTAGCTTAATAGAATACCGTTTTATCGGTTGAAGAAGGTCAAGATCAACAGCATTTATCGCTGTATCTAATCTAAGGCTAGTAAGATTTATCTTTTGCAGTCGCCATTTTAGTCttggaattattttcaaaCGACTATTTTGCGCCTGAATTTGTTGGCAGCTTTTTTGTAGGTATGTTTATAAAGACCAAgattacatttcattattccttaataataaaaatatgaaaactagGTGCACTCATTTACAAACTTTCACGTTATGTATATTGGTGTTGGGaatagcaaaattttaatatgattttataaaacttaaactgTACGAAATTTTCATAACTAGCTATACTTTTATCGTATGGATCTTATCAAAAaggctttttttattttacacggCGATACTTACAGTAAACATAACtatcattatacatatatgtgatcATGTAAAAATGAAAGCCTATaaagctaaataaaattttagttatcgGTACCTGCTACTTAACAAATGAATATAGCGTAAGTTACACGTAGGTACATTTTTTAACCCACCAACCTATGCgataaaaagattttgaaaTTTCCGGTCAATTAGTTGTAGcttaaaatgtgtataaattaaaaatacaaaaaatactgaCCATTAACTTTTCTTCACTAACAGAGCGTCCGCTGCCGTGAAACTTGTCTGAACCGGAGCTACTCTGCGTcatcctttttaaaattaagaaacacaacgatatttgaaaaagcaatactatatatattttcttaataaagtcCTATTGAAccaaagttttaatgaaaattaatatttaatgtacaaaaacaATGATAGCTTAAGTAATCATTCGTCATAAGTTTGTTTAACACGTGCGTCCTTCGCACTCTGCTCCACATGGACTAAAAGCTGGTCAAAATACAGCCTTCACTGTGAGTGGTCGCTGGGGCAACAGCTAATCAccacaaataaaactttcatacTCCATCACCCcacgtttatttaaatgtatgatcCGCTGCATATGTAAATTCctcaaatatgaataaatgaatacaaaaaatgtcACAAGTCcacttcttttttatttcattcataagtGTCATGAACTGTTTCAAAGTcaatttaaaagcattttgaAGTTTGTAGCGTATTGCTAAGAATTGATTTGGGTATAATTGcacaacataataaaaattatagtctaTAATAGACAGAAgccagttttttttaatgaaatttctataagcaaatatattttaataagatttcttAGAACCTAGGtattattactttactttttaatgtatttattatattattatctttgaaGATATGAGGAAAAATGAAAATcagtctttattatataaatttattatacaaaacaaacaaattatttatcaaactgTTCCCGGTGCTAGCAGCTTAACCCCTcgatcaaataatttaaaaagatactgTGATGATTTCTgatcaaaaatatgtaaattaacactctgaaattttctataaagGTATCTTATAGTTAAACGGCCTGAGACATCAGAGCTCAGACCTGAAGGCAAACTCTCTACTTCAACTAAAATATGTGATTTATGTGAAAGCAAGTTGGCTAGCACATTGGTAACATTGTCACAATGAGAAACATTACAATGGAATAgtaaaaatgaattgttatAACTATGAAGTAAGTCTATAACATCTTtgcaaaaactatttatatccTTCAATGTAAGTTCTAAATCAAATAGATGAGAAACACcatcaaatataacatttactgtaccatttttatcatacatagCCTTAATTTGTTCCTTAATTTTACACATAAATTCCAAACTAGAATCTTTATCCTCAAACATATTAGATACCAATTCATTTcctaaatcataaaaattaattattttagaatctACAgacttttgtaaattataattcatttttaaaccaACATTGTGATAGTGCACAAGGGAGTTGTGTGTTGATATGAGAAGAgtagcatttttatttcttatacagTGTCCTAAAACGCAACTTGTTATAAAAGAACTATCGCCgccatttatttcttttattactaaaacttTGTTTGACTGTAAAACTTTATCTAATTCAAGGCTGGTAAGGATATCGGCAGTCAtctgaaatagaaaatttacatactattaatttaattaaacaagatgatttttcaaaatattgttagtcTTGTAATCTCAAAGGTTATTTTGTCATTAATGGAAGATACGATAAGAAGTAAGCTTTAGGTAAAACGAAATAATGAAGTAGTGAGAGATAAATTTGCAGAGCAAGAGCCCCGAATTAGTTTACGTCAGACTCTACCAATACAACGGTAGATTACAAGTCATTTAAgcattagattttttttatgattactGAATtagttatcaaaaatattccacTATAgaaactttcaaataatatcagGTAAGTACCTCTTTTACAAGTAACAATGATAGTTCAATTCTAAGACTTGAATTATGAATAACACTAAACCGCAGACACTAAACAGCAACTCGATTATAACCTCATAATATTAAGCACTTGTTTGTTTGACGTCGGCTAGGTAAAATACAATGACAGCTTATACAAAAAACcgaattctttattttactttaattataagtccGTCACAATATACTTAGGAAGTAAACAAACTTGTGCCGAAAAAAACAGTCGGTTGGATTATTAAAGCCAGACAGAACAAcccttgttataaaatttcattaactttttaaatgtcaatgtcaatcAAATTCTAACGTTGCCAAATGAGATTGAAAGAAAGAGACTGTTCTGAGGGACAAATGAATAATGatacagaaaaatatgtattactgCTCATAACGATGTGTTAATGAATAGAGTAATgctttagttataattatgcATTACTAGAATAGTTACATAACGCCCAAGTTCAAATATTCACTCAGTCGGAGTCTGACCCTCCAATATGATAGATTGTGCaggaagttttaataaaacgtaacTAAAAGAGAGATACTTTTAGAATGGCTGACGGAAAACAAGTTAGAGTTTCACAATGGTACTTCGGTGGGTTAGCCTCAGCTGGGGCTGCTTGTATCACTCATCCCTTGGATCTACTCAAAGTCCAAATGCAAACACAAAAAGGAAAAAACATATCTATGTTCCAGCTTACGCAAATAGTTCTAAAAAAccaaggtaattttttttttataatgtgtaataaatattttgagtcAGAAATTTGTCTCTTGTTACTTTTACTCTACACTTTGTACAAAAACCTTTCTGTGTAGGAATAATGGGACTGTATAATGGAATATCAGCCTCACTTCTCCGACAATTGACTTATTCAACAGCAAGATTTGGTATTTATGAGGTATCCAAGCAACATCTGGCACCAAAAGATGTAAGCAGTAGGACTAATTATGTACtcgtataatttatacatgaataatttttttataattatgtatatacattttaagggATCTGCAATACCTTTCTATATGTCTGCCTTCTTGGCTGGTTTGGGTGGTTTTGCTGGAGGCTTTGTTGGCAATCCAGCTGATTTGGTCAATGTGAGAATGCAAAATGATGTCAAGCTACCACCCGAGCAAAGAAGAAAGTAAGTTTTAgtcatataatatgaaaaatctcatatttagtaatttattataaaataattaaaattcaatgacatttgtttttctgttatgaaaaaaatctatcatTGATTATtgcatacattatataagatcttaaacatatatatactcataaacattttttgttgtaGCTATAAAAATGCGATCCATGGATTGTATCGTGTAGCAGCACAGGAAGGTATATTACGACTGTGGGCTGGAGCATCTATGACATGTAGCAGAGCCGCCCTTATGACTATTGGACAGCTTTCTTTCTATGATCAAATCAAGTCCATATTGCTGGCTTCACCTTACTTCGGTGATAATGTCATCACTCATGTTACTTCTAGTTTATCAGCTGTGAGTGACaattttgtaaaagaaatcctcttttataaatattgaggtttaatacatttatttttttatttaagggtGCAATAGCAACGACATTAACA encodes:
- the LOC116772609 gene encoding uncharacterized protein LOC116772609, which encodes MTADILTSLELDKVLQSNKVLVIKEINGGDSSFITSCVLGHCIRNKNATLLISTHNSLVHYHNVGLKMNYNLQKSVDSKIINFYDLGNELVSNMFEDKDSSLEFMCKIKEQIKAMYDKNGTVNVIFDGVSHLFDLELTLKDINSFCKDVIDLLHSYNNSFLLFHCNVSHCDNVTNVLANLLSHKSHILVEVESLPSGLSSDVSGRLTIRYLYRKFQSVNLHIFDQKSSQYLFKLFDRGVKLLAPGTV
- the LOC116772582 gene encoding mitochondrial dicarboxylate carrier, which encodes MADGKQVRVSQWYFGGLASAGAACITHPLDLLKVQMQTQKGKNISMFQLTQIVLKNQGIMGLYNGISASLLRQLTYSTARFGIYEVSKQHLAPKDGSAIPFYMSAFLAGLGGFAGGFVGNPADLVNVRMQNDVKLPPEQRRNYKNAIHGLYRVAAQEGILRLWAGASMTCSRAALMTIGQLSFYDQIKSILLASPYFGDNVITHVTSSLSAGAIATTLTQPVDVLKTRAMNAKPGEVKSIIALIQNTGKEGPLAFFKGYIPAFVRLAPHTILTFVFLEQLRMNFGVIKINITN